One Verrucomicrobiota bacterium genomic window carries:
- a CDS encoding sugar phosphate isomerase/epimerase, giving the protein MISNPIALSTCCCSRRHNHGDAMLEEIAEMGFEYTELSHGIRITLVPGIHKAVQREVIKVISVHNFCPLPHGTQRPAPNLYEPSSLDSRERKQWLTYSIRTIDFAAEVGAKYAVIHLGSVHFFFKGAAAKVHQYLETHTVTDPLGDANYQKVLQKALGKIRKKKEKHMDQLRRSLDELIPLAEAKGIILGIENREDLEELPIDEEMPALLDHYADCPYVGYWYDPGHSQEKFDLGVTSPEDNLKASGKHLAGVHFQDYTKDGKAHRPIGEGIVDFDPIFHYLKPETPCILELTPSSTRTGILASKEFLEQKLDK; this is encoded by the coding sequence ATGATTTCAAATCCTATAGCTCTTTCCACCTGCTGTTGTTCGCGGCGCCATAATCATGGGGATGCGATGTTGGAGGAGATAGCTGAAATGGGTTTTGAGTATACTGAACTGAGCCATGGTATTCGAATTACCCTTGTTCCAGGAATCCACAAAGCAGTTCAACGCGAAGTTATTAAGGTGATTTCCGTGCACAATTTTTGTCCACTTCCCCATGGAACCCAACGCCCCGCACCGAATCTCTACGAGCCAAGCTCCCTGGATTCCCGTGAACGGAAACAGTGGTTAACCTACTCCATTAGAACGATTGATTTTGCGGCTGAAGTCGGTGCCAAATATGCGGTCATCCATCTTGGTTCTGTCCATTTCTTCTTCAAGGGAGCAGCTGCCAAAGTGCACCAATACCTGGAAACCCATACAGTGACTGATCCTTTGGGTGATGCCAATTACCAGAAGGTACTTCAGAAAGCATTGGGCAAGATACGTAAAAAGAAAGAGAAGCACATGGACCAGCTTCGTCGTTCGCTAGACGAGTTGATTCCGTTGGCAGAAGCTAAGGGAATTATTCTCGGAATTGAGAATCGCGAAGACCTTGAAGAGCTTCCTATAGACGAGGAAATGCCTGCTTTGCTGGACCACTATGCTGACTGCCCTTATGTGGGTTACTGGTACGACCCCGGACATTCCCAGGAAAAATTTGACCTTGGAGTTACCTCTCCGGAGGATAATTTAAAGGCTTCAGGCAAGCATCTTGCGGGGGTCCATTTCCAGGATTATACGAAGGATGGAAAAGCTCACCGACCGATTGGCGAAGGCATCGTGGATTTTGACCCCATTTTCCACTACCTGAAACCGGAGACGCCTTGTATCCTTGAATTGACTCCAAGCTCGACCAGGACCGGGATTCTGGCTTCCAAAGAATTCCTGGAGCAGAAGCTGGATAAATAA
- a CDS encoding ribonuclease HII, which yields MNLAEFDIQFLKEVPAIIGVDEAGRGPLAGPVCAAAVYVDRSFYESSWFREYAHEVNDSKQLKEGTRERLFDAIEEQTAGLMSTACHMVSVQDIETLNILGATRKAMALCVEELMAQSTCPFECVVEGGDLPSDSAARQELLFSNSSRKGSARVIVDGKSLKPFPYAHTSIVKGDGKSLAIALASIVAKVTRDRYMRNQAKMYPEYGFTSNKGYGTPKHLTALKTMGPCKLHRMSFLTQILQ from the coding sequence ATGAATCTTGCTGAATTTGATATTCAATTTCTAAAAGAAGTCCCCGCGATCATTGGGGTTGACGAGGCTGGACGTGGTCCATTGGCAGGACCCGTGTGCGCTGCAGCGGTATACGTTGATCGATCGTTTTATGAATCCAGCTGGTTTCGTGAATACGCTCATGAGGTAAACGATTCCAAGCAACTGAAGGAAGGCACTCGTGAAAGACTTTTCGACGCAATCGAGGAACAAACGGCAGGATTAATGTCCACGGCTTGTCACATGGTTTCGGTCCAGGATATTGAAACGCTCAACATCCTGGGAGCGACCCGCAAAGCTATGGCACTGTGTGTCGAAGAATTAATGGCTCAATCAACGTGTCCCTTTGAGTGTGTTGTTGAAGGCGGGGATTTGCCCTCAGATTCCGCTGCGAGACAGGAATTGCTTTTTAGTAATTCGTCACGAAAAGGCTCAGCTCGAGTAATAGTCGACGGAAAATCATTGAAGCCATTTCCATACGCCCACACCTCCATAGTTAAAGGAGATGGAAAGTCACTCGCTATTGCACTCGCATCTATTGTAGCCAAGGTTACCCGTGATCGCTACATGCGTAATCAAGCTAAAATGTACCCAGAATATGGATTTACTTCAAATAAAGGTTATGGAACACCCAAACACCTTACAGCTTTGAAGACGATGGGACCCTGTAAATTACATCGCATGAGTTTTCTTACTCAAATTCTCCAATGA
- a CDS encoding A/G-specific adenine glycosylase, producing MKKQAPRLRASLAKWFEQNKRDLPWRRMASLYPTVVSEFMLQQTQVKTVLPYFDRWLKRFPNFETLAKAKEASVLKHWEGLGYYSRARNLHQLAKDLTKRDSIPQDPEGWQQFKGIGAYTAAAITSITFKHPAPCVDGNVIRILCRLTADETVFKDNSQAMKAFTPLAALLLDTNHPGRHNEAMMELGATICTKGNPQCGICPLANGCKGKGNEPEKLPRKAARKTKLETVDRAWIRQNGKLLLHLANGTSRRLSGILELPTLDLVNESAVALKKQGKAPMVIRKRGISNSQITEPIWNLSENIIENDPELKWVDLDQLDKATLSGPHKRWIREILKELIK from the coding sequence TTGAAAAAACAGGCCCCACGTTTGAGGGCTTCCCTGGCGAAATGGTTCGAGCAGAATAAACGAGACCTTCCCTGGCGGAGAATGGCCTCACTCTATCCGACTGTCGTCTCGGAATTCATGCTACAACAAACCCAGGTAAAAACGGTCCTGCCCTACTTCGATCGCTGGCTGAAACGCTTTCCGAATTTCGAAACCTTGGCTAAGGCAAAGGAGGCGTCGGTGCTAAAACACTGGGAAGGACTCGGCTATTACTCGCGAGCCCGGAATCTTCATCAGCTCGCCAAGGATCTGACAAAACGGGATTCCATTCCTCAGGATCCGGAAGGCTGGCAGCAATTCAAAGGGATCGGTGCTTACACGGCAGCGGCGATCACCAGCATCACCTTCAAACATCCGGCACCTTGCGTAGACGGAAATGTCATCCGAATTCTTTGCAGACTGACCGCTGATGAAACCGTCTTCAAAGACAATTCGCAGGCGATGAAAGCGTTTACACCCTTGGCCGCGCTGCTTCTGGATACGAACCATCCCGGCAGACACAATGAAGCCATGATGGAGCTCGGAGCCACCATCTGCACCAAGGGCAATCCGCAATGCGGAATTTGCCCGCTGGCTAACGGCTGCAAAGGTAAAGGCAACGAGCCCGAAAAGTTGCCCCGGAAAGCCGCTCGCAAAACAAAACTCGAAACGGTCGACCGCGCCTGGATAAGGCAGAATGGAAAGCTTCTCCTGCATTTGGCCAATGGGACCAGTCGTCGATTATCCGGAATCCTCGAACTCCCGACGCTCGATTTAGTGAATGAATCAGCAGTCGCTTTGAAAAAGCAGGGCAAAGCTCCCATGGTCATCCGGAAACGCGGGATCAGTAACTCACAGATCACAGAACCCATTTGGAATCTATCCGAAAACATAATCGAAAATGACCCTGAGCTGAAATGGGTGGATCTCGATCAGCTAGACAAAGCGACCTTGTCCGGCCCACACAAACGCTGGATAAGGGAAATTCTCAAGGAGTTGATAAAGTAA
- a CDS encoding transposase: protein MENQETSGYKALRKGRFPQKNCRYFITTCSHNRTSILDTPPIPSFIFEGLLSLEPRADLIASVIMSDHIHFIIKLKNDQLTSAIQEFKSKTAIRINRLLARKGPVWQSGFFDHKFRDDDDLAPILLYMWNNPNPPGRNFRCNRSDWLWFKSMVTQDMDYPGWLRDNPLG from the coding sequence GTGGAGAATCAAGAGACTTCAGGATACAAAGCCCTTCGGAAAGGCAGATTTCCCCAGAAGAACTGCAGATATTTTATCACAACCTGCTCGCATAATCGGACTTCAATTCTTGATACACCACCTATCCCATCATTTATTTTTGAAGGACTTTTGAGTTTGGAGCCTAGAGCGGACCTCATTGCATCCGTTATAATGTCTGATCACATTCACTTTATTATTAAACTGAAAAACGACCAATTAACCTCAGCAATTCAAGAGTTTAAGAGTAAAACAGCCATCCGGATAAATCGTCTTTTGGCCCGAAAAGGCCCTGTATGGCAGTCGGGCTTTTTTGATCATAAATTCCGAGACGACGATGACCTGGCTCCTATCTTGTTGTATATGTGGAATAATCCGAATCCACCAGGAAGGAATTTTCGGTGCAATCGCTCTGATTGGCTTTGGTTTAAGAGTATGGTGACTCAGGATATGGATTATCCTGGTTGGTTGAGAGACAACCCATTGGGTTAA
- the rnhC gene encoding ribonuclease HIII: protein MSRNYKDFEVEEEKKITLYTIKLSDEEAEKLRQWCKGRGWGENEVAYARFAFKGPKVNLVFYESGKLVLQGKMTQDFVQDVLEPEITLSAELGYDEVHHPEWFEAHAGMDESGKGDLFGPVVCATVIADGDMVRKWMDDGIKDSKKITDPQIMRLEKIILRTKGVVVEKSFCGMPKYNELMGRPKANLNKLIAWMHAKALEAALDKKQVPWGMLDQFTKQPLVQKQLKRKDFDLRMETKAESDPVVAAASVIARAEFLRQLRKLSVGFGEELLKGAGAATKAQGVKLVEQLGPDRLGEFAKLHFKTSYEILGLPVPEKTQWVKR, encoded by the coding sequence ATGAGCCGAAATTATAAAGACTTTGAGGTCGAGGAAGAAAAGAAGATTACCCTGTATACTATTAAGCTATCCGATGAGGAGGCTGAAAAGCTTAGGCAGTGGTGCAAGGGCCGTGGCTGGGGTGAAAACGAAGTCGCTTATGCGCGCTTTGCGTTTAAAGGGCCGAAGGTGAATCTGGTTTTCTACGAAAGCGGCAAATTAGTCCTTCAGGGTAAAATGACCCAGGATTTTGTGCAGGATGTTCTGGAGCCTGAAATCACTCTGAGCGCCGAACTTGGTTATGATGAGGTTCATCATCCCGAATGGTTTGAAGCACATGCGGGTATGGATGAATCGGGGAAAGGGGATCTCTTTGGACCCGTTGTCTGCGCCACCGTCATCGCCGATGGCGACATGGTCCGTAAATGGATGGATGATGGGATCAAGGACAGTAAAAAAATCACCGACCCGCAAATCATGCGTCTTGAGAAGATCATTCTCCGAACCAAGGGAGTAGTTGTAGAAAAGTCGTTTTGTGGAATGCCGAAATATAATGAGTTGATGGGTCGCCCAAAAGCGAACCTCAACAAACTCATAGCCTGGATGCATGCCAAAGCGCTTGAAGCAGCCTTGGACAAAAAACAGGTCCCTTGGGGAATGCTCGATCAATTTACCAAACAGCCCCTGGTTCAAAAGCAGCTAAAACGTAAGGACTTTGATTTAAGAATGGAAACCAAGGCGGAATCCGACCCGGTCGTTGCCGCGGCTTCGGTTATTGCGCGGGCAGAATTCCTGCGTCAACTCCGGAAACTATCGGTTGGGTTTGGTGAAGAGCTTCTTAAGGGTGCCGGTGCGGCAACTAAGGCTCAGGGGGTAAAATTAGTGGAACAACTGGGCCCTGATAGGCTGGGTGAGTTTGCTAAGCTACATTTTAAAACCAGTTACGAAATTCTTGGACTACCTGTGCCTGAAAAGACGCAATGGGTGAAAAGGTAA
- a CDS encoding pyridoxine 5'-phosphate synthase, with the protein MSHQELLLGVNIDHCATVRQARYKGFAETTGGNIEPDPVFFAQQCELAGADSITVHLREDRRHMQERDVQRLRECLKVPLNLEMAATDEMLEFALSVMPDYACIVPESREEVTTEGGLNVVDSEERVAKVVDALSNAGVVVSLFIDPDPYQIQLSADLGAPVIELHTGSYANAYHLGDRDHEFGRLKEGAELGHDCGLQINAGHGINYVNVAEVRTLPYLRELNIGHSIVSRALITGVQESVREMRKLLNVR; encoded by the coding sequence ATGAGTCATCAAGAATTACTGTTAGGTGTTAACATCGATCATTGTGCGACGGTTCGCCAGGCTCGTTATAAAGGCTTTGCCGAAACGACCGGAGGGAACATAGAGCCGGACCCGGTGTTTTTTGCCCAGCAATGTGAGCTCGCCGGTGCAGACAGTATAACGGTACACCTGCGTGAAGACCGCCGGCACATGCAAGAACGGGATGTTCAACGTCTTCGAGAATGTTTGAAAGTGCCGTTGAATCTGGAGATGGCCGCAACCGATGAGATGTTGGAATTTGCCCTGTCAGTTATGCCGGACTACGCCTGTATTGTTCCGGAGAGTCGTGAGGAAGTTACTACCGAGGGTGGACTCAATGTGGTAGATTCTGAGGAACGTGTTGCCAAGGTAGTCGATGCCCTGAGCAACGCTGGTGTGGTGGTCAGTTTGTTTATCGATCCTGATCCCTACCAAATCCAGTTATCAGCAGATTTGGGTGCGCCCGTGATTGAGTTGCATACTGGTTCTTATGCGAATGCCTATCACTTGGGAGATCGGGACCATGAATTTGGACGTTTGAAGGAAGGAGCCGAACTTGGCCATGATTGCGGTTTGCAGATAAACGCCGGCCATGGAATCAACTACGTTAATGTAGCAGAAGTTAGAACCTTGCCTTACCTCCGTGAGCTAAACATTGGGCATAGCATTGTTAGTCGCGCTTTAATTACCGGTGTGCAGGAATCGGTGCGCGAAATGAGGAAATTGTTAAATGTCCGCTGA
- a CDS encoding GatB/YqeY domain-containing protein → MKVHLKELHQKARLARDPIGTEAYGAAVAAIQESEVRANADFDEAKQIAVVEKEAGKFIESSEAFAKVGRDEKAIELKQCADLLTALLPTKLDASAYPGMVAKAISETGASGIKEMGVVMAALKKEHGAALDMKIASAQVKEALG, encoded by the coding sequence ATGAAAGTCCATCTTAAAGAATTACATCAAAAAGCACGTCTTGCGCGCGATCCGATTGGAACCGAAGCCTACGGTGCCGCCGTGGCAGCCATTCAGGAGAGCGAGGTGCGAGCCAACGCAGATTTCGACGAAGCAAAACAGATCGCGGTTGTTGAAAAAGAGGCTGGAAAATTTATCGAATCCTCCGAGGCCTTTGCCAAAGTGGGTCGCGACGAAAAAGCCATTGAGTTGAAGCAATGTGCGGATTTGTTAACCGCTTTGCTCCCCACAAAGTTGGATGCGAGTGCCTACCCCGGTATGGTTGCGAAAGCCATCTCAGAAACGGGAGCCTCCGGTATTAAAGAAATGGGTGTGGTGATGGCCGCCTTGAAAAAAGAACATGGTGCTGCTTTGGACATGAAGATTGCTTCCGCGCAGGTGAAGGAAGCGTTGGGTTAA
- the acpS gene encoding holo-ACP synthase, whose translation MSAEDPGLTELAATFPAGAMLLNIGVDVIEVERVQKVYERQKERFLKRVFTQEEQDYCFSKSNPFPHLAARFAAKEAVSKSFSTGIGKLFSWTSCSIYHGPRMQPLVRLDDQGKALLKSLGATDVRITLSHTKTTAVAFAALVNQ comes from the coding sequence ATGTCCGCTGAAGATCCCGGCTTGACCGAATTGGCTGCGACATTTCCTGCAGGTGCTATGTTGCTGAATATAGGCGTCGATGTAATTGAAGTCGAACGCGTTCAAAAAGTATACGAACGCCAAAAGGAACGCTTTCTAAAGCGGGTGTTCACTCAGGAAGAGCAGGATTATTGCTTCAGCAAGTCGAATCCTTTCCCGCACCTCGCCGCCCGCTTCGCTGCGAAAGAAGCAGTTTCAAAATCATTTTCCACCGGGATTGGGAAGTTGTTTAGCTGGACCTCGTGCTCTATATACCACGGCCCCCGGATGCAGCCTCTTGTCCGGCTTGATGATCAAGGCAAAGCTTTGTTGAAATCGTTGGGAGCTACCGATGTACGTATCACATTGTCGCATACAAAAACGACTGCCGTAGCCTTTGCGGCGTTGGTGAACCAGTAG
- a CDS encoding glycerol-3-phosphate dehydrogenase/oxidase has product MNRSKGIRLLKEDKTPWDVVIIGGGATGLGCALDSVSRGYRTVLIEQADFANGTSSRSTKLIHGGVRYLRQGNIPLVRESLREREWLLKHVPHQVHPQPFMIPTYSFLETWYYRIGLWFYDLLAKHGGVQSTRRFNKAGALERVPTLNDKKLAGGVMYWDGQFDDARLCIQTAQTVWDKGGLALNYLQVEKLVKTDGRMSGVEVVDKLSGDSFVIGGRSFILATGIFSDVLRHEDNPDTPKIISASRGSHIVVDGDFLPAKTAIMVPKTTDGRLLFMVPWLGKVIVGTTDIQDENICLEPQSSAEEIDFIMANASPYLSRPIQRSDIRSVFSGLRPLVRDSGNSGKTSAISRDHFIDVSSTGLITIAGGKWTTFRNMGEDAIDKAIEVGKLHFRSSRSLTMRFHGCLTNPAESDSQFAVYGSDADLLLEWIRDRAELGVAIHLNLSSTWAEVLFAIREELAESVEDILARRTRSLFLDAQAAIEVAPSIARFMAKEKGLDEGWEKSSTESFLAIAQHYTLANG; this is encoded by the coding sequence ATGAATCGATCGAAAGGAATTAGGCTTTTAAAAGAAGATAAAACGCCGTGGGATGTTGTCATCATTGGCGGTGGTGCGACCGGTCTGGGGTGCGCGCTGGATTCCGTTTCCCGAGGTTATCGTACGGTCTTAATTGAGCAGGCGGATTTTGCCAACGGGACTTCGTCGCGTAGTACGAAATTGATCCACGGAGGTGTCCGCTATTTACGGCAAGGCAATATTCCGCTGGTTCGTGAATCGTTGAGAGAACGCGAATGGTTGTTGAAACATGTGCCCCACCAGGTGCACCCGCAGCCTTTTATGATTCCAACCTATTCTTTTTTGGAGACCTGGTATTATCGCATTGGATTGTGGTTTTATGATCTTTTGGCAAAACATGGGGGTGTTCAGTCGACCAGGCGTTTTAATAAAGCCGGCGCTTTAGAGCGGGTTCCCACTTTGAACGACAAAAAATTGGCCGGCGGTGTTATGTATTGGGACGGACAATTCGATGATGCTCGTCTGTGTATCCAAACTGCCCAAACGGTTTGGGATAAAGGAGGGCTGGCTTTAAACTACCTTCAGGTAGAGAAATTGGTTAAGACGGATGGTCGGATGAGTGGAGTCGAAGTTGTGGATAAACTTTCAGGAGATTCTTTTGTAATTGGTGGACGCAGTTTCATACTGGCGACCGGTATTTTTAGTGATGTACTGAGGCATGAGGATAATCCGGATACGCCAAAAATAATTAGTGCGAGTCGTGGCAGTCACATAGTAGTCGATGGAGATTTCCTGCCGGCGAAAACTGCGATCATGGTCCCCAAGACGACAGATGGACGGCTACTTTTTATGGTGCCTTGGTTAGGTAAAGTGATTGTTGGTACTACCGATATCCAGGATGAAAACATTTGTTTGGAACCGCAGTCATCTGCGGAGGAAATTGATTTCATTATGGCAAACGCAAGCCCCTACCTTAGTCGACCCATTCAACGTTCGGATATACGGAGTGTATTTTCTGGTTTACGACCCCTGGTGCGCGACTCGGGAAACTCAGGAAAAACTTCCGCAATTTCTCGGGACCATTTTATCGATGTAAGTTCTACTGGCTTGATAACTATCGCCGGTGGCAAGTGGACAACTTTCCGTAACATGGGCGAAGACGCCATCGACAAGGCAATCGAGGTCGGGAAGCTTCACTTCCGGTCTTCCAGGTCGTTAACCATGCGCTTCCATGGGTGTCTGACCAACCCGGCCGAGTCAGATTCACAATTTGCGGTCTACGGTTCTGATGCAGATCTGTTGCTCGAATGGATTCGGGACCGTGCTGAACTGGGAGTAGCTATTCACCTAAACCTGAGCAGCACCTGGGCCGAAGTACTCTTTGCCATCCGCGAGGAGCTTGCGGAATCGGTTGAAGATATTTTAGCTCGTCGGACGCGTTCGCTTTTCCTTGATGCTCAAGCAGCCATTGAAGTGGCTCCATCCATTGCCCGATTTATGGCAAAAGAAAAAGGACTGGATGAGGGTTGGGAAAAGTCATCAACAGAATCCTTTCTCGCAATCGCCCAACATTATACTCTAGCTAATGGTTAG